The Salinigranum halophilum genomic sequence TAGTCTCTTGTCCTCAAAGGAAAGGGTGGTGCATCCCTCCGAACCGATGGGGGGGTTCACAACGTCCTTACACGAGCTTTTGATCCAGTCAGCGCGACGTCTCGCCTACGTGAGTGGATTCAGAGACGAGAGAGTACTCTCCCCCTTTCGACGTGCGTACACCTGTATTCCGCCGTGTACGGGTGTCAAGATGCCCGAATTCGGCCAATGCGAGTTTTCCATCGGTTTTTTACCGGACATAAAATCCTACAAGTACACCCATACATCTCCGAGGCGCGAACTCAACGAGGCGCTGCTGAACGTGCTCGAGTGGTCGGACATTCCCACGCGGCCAGACTTGCAGTACTACGTCGCCGACGGTTACTTCGAGGTGACCGAATCCGTACGGTGGCGGAAAATCCGCCGATACCGACTGCCACGAATCGAGCAGAGACAGGACGACCTCGTATTCGGTGCCGCGAGCCGGATGCATTCGATGGATGCCGACCTCGTCGATACGCTCCTCACTGACGGCGGAGCAACCTCCCCGAAGAAGCTCGCACGGACCATCGGCGTTCATCTCGACACGGTATACGCCTCAATACATCGACTCTCACCGCTGGTCGAACACACGTACGGCGACGTCCAGCTCGCCTCGAAATATATCGTCCAGACGGAAAGTGACCGGTACATCGATTCGGTCAAAGAGAGCATCAACAAGGGACTCGAGGGAGCACTCGATGCACTGTTCCGAGCTGAGACCCACGATGAGCGAGAGGACCCGTGGACGCGCTGGCTCGACCAGTACGGAGGAAGTATCCGTCGAGCCGAGGGTGCGGATCCCGACCGATTGGAGGTGGGATTCAGCCCGTCGACTCTCGACGAAGCCAAACGCCTCTTGCGATCGGGAGCGCAGTGGTGGCAGAGGTTACCGGCGAGCCGCTACGCCGGTTCGGATTCGAGTTTGCACCGGTCGTGAAACTCGTCGACGAGACGAGATACGCCCCCGAGTGCTTCGCTGACGCGCTCGGAAAGCCCGGATAGCGGGACGACTGGTGAGAGGCGTCACTGTTTGAAGATGCGAAGGCGGTACAGGTTTTTGAGGTTCTTCCTATCGACGAGACGCACAAACGGTACGGGCAGTAGGAAGCGAGTACACAGAGAACTGCGTGGCCCAGTGTCGTGAGTTCCTGCATCCCTTCGTAGAGTTGGTTCTTCTCGAGTTCGTCCGGGGCGTGATCCTCAGACACGATTTCGGGATCGGCAGACACACCACCGTTACGAGTGAACCACACCACCCCTGCAAGTGAACGAGGTCTAAACTGATCACACCACTCTTGCAAGTGAACACGAGAAATTGGGTCACATCGACGCCATCACTTGTAACGGTGGGGTAGCTATGCGACGTTGTTCATCGATGCGATTTCCCGAATCGCTTCGAGTTCGTTGTCCAATAGGAGAACGTCAGACATCGCTTCGATCGCACTCGTGAACGAGACATCCAATTCGTAGCTGTAGTAATTACCACGTGATCCGCTCCGGTTCTCGTAGGCCGACAGAATTCCGAGCATCCGGAGGTCAGACAAATGATTATGCACGGACCGCTGGGCGAGCGAGTCGGTACCAGAGGAATCGCAGAGG encodes the following:
- a CDS encoding DUF7845 domain-containing protein, whose translation is MPEFGQCEFSIGFLPDIKSYKYTHTSPRRELNEALLNVLEWSDIPTRPDLQYYVADGYFEVTESVRWRKIRRYRLPRIEQRQDDLVFGAASRMHSMDADLVDTLLTDGGATSPKKLARTIGVHLDTVYASIHRLSPLVEHTYGDVQLASKYIVQTESDRYIDSVKESINKGLEGALDALFRAETHDEREDPWTRWLDQYGGSIRRAEGADPDRLEVGFSPSTLDEAKRLLRSGAQWWQRLPASRYAGSDSSLHRS